The window ACCACGTTCCGGGCAGTGCCCTTGAACATGGCTTCGGTGATGGCGCTTTTGTATGTAGCCAGCTTTAGGGGCGACGTGAGCAGTTCCACTTCTTCCTCGGTCAATAAATCCTTTGGTGCATCCTTATGCTTGAGATTGTAAATCAGGACGGATTGGTTTGCCAAAAGCGTAATCAGCCATACGATTTCATCCAGCGCTAGTTCGAAATTCTCCGATCGCATCAGCTTTTCACCCAGATTTTCAAGACCGCCGTAACGCCCGGCGATGGCCTTGGTCGCTTTTGTGGTGAGAATTAGCTCGTATGCCTTATATTACCTCTCAGTTCATGCCGCGCGTCGCCGGGGATCGCCCGGATGTTGTGCCGGCAGGGAGCAAGAACTTCGGATTTCTCGGTCAGTATTCCGAGATCCCGCAGGACTGTGTATTTACCGTGGAGTACTCTGTACGAAGCGCGATGATGGCTGTATACAAGCTGATGAATCTTGATAAAGAAGTGGAGCCCGTATACCCGGGTCAGTATGATATACGCGTTTTAACAAACGCGGCAAAAACCTGCCTGAATATCGACAAGGTTCCGCTTGAGAATATTCCGCTTGGCAAATTGCTTCAGGGCACGGAACTCGTCAACTTGCTCAGAACCTGATCCGTTCATAAAAAACTGAAATCGTTCAATTTGGCAAAACGCGCCCTTCACTTTGGTGGAGGGCGTTTTGCTTTGTGTACGCGAGACTTATCTCCGCAGGGGTGAACAGCGCTCTGACGGGTGGCTTCATTGACTGGCATTGCTGCATGACCTTTTTTGCAAAATTTCAAAATGCATATTGTAAAATAAACTCAAAAACAGGCTACGAAACTGAAAGAAGTGTTCCAGCATTAACGCCGGGACACTTCTTAAAGCATAAAATGGGTGGTTGCTCAACAATTTTAAAATTTTTTGGGGTGGGTGCGAGACGGAAGGAGAATTTCATAGGTGTGATGCGGGTTTCGACATTTCGAATTGATTTTATTTACATTATCCGAGTCTTTACTCCGTGAGATTGAAAGAAATATGTCGAAAAAAAATTCAGTATCCATGCGGTTTCCCGGGTTCGTTTCTATTAAACGCGCCCGGATACTTGCGAAATAGAGAGAAAAATGTCGAATGTGGTCAATCTGAAATGAGATTATTTTAGAAGTGTAGAATTGGATGCATTATACATATTTACCATAATTTTCTAATTGTGGCCTCCGGATACATAGGACCGGGAAATCCCAAGTTTTTCCGCCACTTCCCGCTGTGTCAGCGGATTGAGTCCGGTCAGACCGTAACGAAGTTCGATAATCGTTTGCTCCCTGGGTGAAAGAACTTCATGAATATACCGCTTTAGCTGTTCGGATTTTATTTTGCAGTCAAGGTTATCCAGGATATTGTCTTCTGTGGCCATGACATCCATCAGTGTCAAAGCATTTCCGTCCTTGTCTGTATCAATCGGCTCGTTGATTGAAATATCCTGAGCGGTTTTTTTGGAGGAGCG of the uncultured Caproiciproducens sp. genome contains:
- a CDS encoding oleate hydratase; translation: MPYITSQFMPRVAGDRPDVVPAGSKNFGFLGQYSEIPQDCVFTVEYSVRSAMMAVYKLMNLDKEVEPVYPGQYDIRVLTNAAKTCLNIDKVPLENIPLGKLLQGTELVNLLRT